The following are from one region of the Chromobacterium phragmitis genome:
- the ispD gene encoding 2-C-methyl-D-erythritol 4-phosphate cytidylyltransferase produces the protein MARMIALVPAAGTGSRFGAPSPKQYLQLNGKPLMWHTLAALAATPGVDEVAVVISPQDEWFDDFDWDLPKLSVHRVGGSCRAESVANGLGALACEAEDWVLVHDAARCCVPVAAVERLIAALAGHEVGGLLALPVPDTVKRADADGQVAVTVPRKGLWLAQTPQMFRAGLLAKALLGMAAEDITDEASAIERLGLKPLLVEGDAQNFKVTYPRDLALARAILAAREER, from the coding sequence ATGGCCAGAATGATAGCGCTGGTGCCGGCAGCCGGCACCGGCAGCCGTTTCGGCGCGCCCAGCCCCAAGCAATACCTGCAATTGAACGGCAAGCCGCTGATGTGGCACACGCTGGCCGCGCTGGCGGCGACGCCGGGCGTGGACGAGGTGGCGGTGGTGATTTCGCCGCAGGACGAGTGGTTCGACGATTTCGATTGGGATCTGCCCAAATTGTCGGTCCACCGCGTCGGCGGCTCCTGCCGCGCCGAAAGCGTGGCCAATGGCCTGGGGGCGCTGGCGTGCGAGGCGGAGGACTGGGTGCTGGTGCACGACGCCGCGCGCTGTTGCGTGCCGGTGGCCGCGGTGGAGCGGCTGATCGCCGCGCTGGCCGGCCACGAGGTGGGCGGGCTGCTGGCGCTGCCGGTGCCCGACACCGTCAAACGCGCCGACGCCGACGGTCAGGTCGCGGTCACCGTGCCGCGCAAGGGGTTGTGGCTGGCGCAGACGCCGCAGATGTTCCGCGCCGGCCTGCTGGCCAAGGCGCTGCTGGGCATGGCGGCCGAAGACATCACCGACGAGGCGTCCGCGATCGAGCGCTTGGGGCTGAAGCCCTTGCTGGTTGAGGGCGACGCCCAGAACTTCAAGGTCACTTATCCGCGCGACCTGGCGCTGGCACGCGCCATCCTGGCCGCGCGCGAAGAACGCTGA
- the dnaQ gene encoding DNA polymerase III subunit epsilon, translated as MRQIILDTETTGLDPQQGHRIIEFAGLEMVGRKLTGKHLHLYIHPQRAIDPEAQRVHGISLEFLEGKPAFAAVGREIADFLRDAELIIHNAPFDVGFLNAEFAKVGIEPVGQLCANVIDTLAEARDMFPGKRNSLDALCDRFEIDRSNRTLHGALVDCELLSEVYLWMTRGQESLAMDIEVELPGGDAGAIQFERKPLKVLGANEAEEAEHRAYLDALDKTVKGACVWRVLEQAAQAEG; from the coding sequence ATGAGACAAATTATCCTCGATACCGAAACCACCGGTCTCGATCCGCAGCAGGGCCATCGCATCATCGAATTCGCCGGCCTGGAAATGGTCGGCCGCAAGCTGACCGGCAAGCACCTTCATCTATATATACATCCGCAGCGCGCGATCGACCCCGAGGCGCAGCGCGTGCACGGGATCTCGCTGGAGTTTCTGGAGGGCAAGCCGGCGTTCGCCGCGGTGGGGCGGGAGATCGCCGATTTCCTGCGCGACGCCGAGCTGATCATCCACAACGCGCCGTTCGACGTCGGCTTCCTCAACGCCGAGTTCGCCAAGGTGGGCATCGAGCCGGTGGGCCAGCTGTGCGCCAACGTGATCGACACGCTGGCCGAGGCGCGCGACATGTTCCCCGGCAAGCGCAACAGTCTGGACGCGCTGTGCGACCGTTTCGAGATCGACCGCTCCAACCGGACGCTGCACGGCGCGCTGGTGGACTGCGAGTTGCTGTCCGAAGTCTACTTGTGGATGACGCGCGGCCAGGAAAGCCTGGCGATGGACATCGAGGTGGAGCTGCCCGGCGGCGACGCCGGCGCCATCCAGTTCGAACGCAAGCCGCTGAAGGTGCTGGGCGCGAACGAGGCCGAAGAGGCCGAGCACCGGGCGTATCTCGACGCGCTGGACAAGACGGTGAAGGGCGCCTGCGTGTGGCGCGTCCTGGAACAAGCCGCGCAGGCGGAGGGCTGA
- the pncA gene encoding bifunctional nicotinamidase/pyrazinamidase: MPLKRYGADCALLVVDVQNSFCPGGELAVPGGDEVAPLINHLSLLFENVVLTQDWHPAGHISFASSHAGVRPFQSVDLPYGPQTLWPDHCVAGSPGADFHPELETAHARLIVRKGIHAKVDSYSAFVEADRATTTGLAGCLNALGVKKVWLAGLATDFCVAWSAIDARAAGLETFVVEDACRAIDINGSLIEAWAQMRQAGVKRLRSDEV; the protein is encoded by the coding sequence ATGCCCCTGAAACGTTATGGTGCCGACTGCGCATTGCTGGTGGTGGATGTGCAGAACAGTTTCTGTCCCGGCGGCGAGCTGGCCGTGCCGGGCGGAGACGAGGTGGCGCCCTTGATCAACCACCTGTCGCTGCTGTTCGAAAACGTGGTGCTGACCCAGGACTGGCACCCGGCCGGGCATATCTCGTTCGCCAGCAGCCACGCCGGCGTGCGGCCCTTCCAGAGCGTGGACTTGCCCTACGGCCCGCAGACGCTGTGGCCCGATCACTGCGTGGCCGGCAGCCCCGGCGCCGACTTCCACCCGGAGCTGGAAACCGCCCATGCGCGGCTGATCGTGCGCAAGGGCATCCACGCCAAGGTGGACAGCTACTCCGCCTTCGTCGAAGCCGACCGCGCCACCACGACCGGCCTGGCCGGCTGCCTGAACGCGCTGGGCGTGAAAAAAGTATGGCTGGCGGGCCTCGCCACCGATTTCTGCGTCGCCTGGAGCGCCATCGATGCCCGCGCCGCCGGCCTCGAAACCTTCGTGGTGGAGGATGCCTGCCGCGCGATAGACATAAACGGCTCTCTCATAGAAGCCTGGGCCCAAATGCGCCAGGCCGGCGTCAAGCGGCTGCGCTCGGACGAGGTGTGA
- the corA gene encoding magnesium/cobalt transporter CorA, with product MRHPELKERLPTLGEQPGSLLSVGEAKHAGTSLAMFDFGPEDMAEVEDFPIADLAAYRRRGDVLWLNVYGLSDAAAIQAIGERFGLHPLVQEDILNARQRPKLEDYDDYLFLACRVFDYHQGGRLQSDQMYLVLGDGFVLTFQEKPTGVFEPVRERLRKGRGALRRRGADYLAYSLLDAIIDDYFGVLGQFNDRVERADGQLLAGRDTGVLRQIQRLKRDCLKLRRALLPLREALLSLNRGDDERFGDDTRVYLRDAYDHVVHVLESLEMNREMVGDMMDLYLSTQSHRLNLQMRVLTVITMIFMPLTLIAGIYGMNFENMPELKWHYGYYIVLLAMGGISAGMGWWFWRRRWI from the coding sequence ATGCGCCATCCGGAACTGAAGGAAAGATTGCCCACGCTGGGCGAGCAGCCGGGCAGCCTGCTGTCGGTCGGCGAGGCGAAGCACGCAGGCACCTCGCTGGCGATGTTCGACTTCGGCCCGGAAGACATGGCCGAGGTGGAGGATTTCCCCATCGCCGACCTGGCCGCCTACCGCCGCCGCGGCGATGTGCTGTGGCTCAATGTCTACGGGCTCAGCGATGCCGCCGCCATCCAGGCGATAGGCGAGCGCTTCGGCCTGCACCCGCTGGTGCAGGAGGATATCCTCAACGCGCGGCAGCGGCCCAAGCTGGAAGATTACGACGACTACCTGTTCCTGGCCTGCCGCGTGTTCGACTATCACCAGGGCGGGCGGCTGCAGTCGGACCAGATGTACCTGGTGCTGGGCGACGGCTTCGTGCTGACCTTCCAGGAAAAGCCCACCGGAGTGTTCGAACCGGTGCGCGAGCGGCTGCGCAAGGGCAGGGGCGCGCTGCGCCGGCGCGGCGCCGACTACCTGGCCTACTCGCTGCTGGACGCCATCATCGACGACTACTTCGGCGTGCTGGGCCAATTCAACGACAGGGTGGAGCGCGCAGACGGCCAGCTGCTGGCCGGCCGCGACACCGGCGTGCTGCGTCAGATCCAGAGGTTGAAGCGCGATTGCCTGAAGCTCAGGCGGGCGCTGCTGCCGCTGCGCGAGGCGCTGTTGTCGCTGAACCGCGGCGACGACGAGCGCTTCGGCGACGATACCCGCGTTTATCTGCGCGATGCTTACGACCATGTGGTGCATGTGCTGGAATCGCTGGAAATGAACCGGGAAATGGTGGGGGACATGATGGATCTCTACCTGTCCACCCAGTCGCATCGGCTCAACCTGCAGATGCGGGTGTTGACGGTCATCACCATGATCTTCATGCCGCTGACGCTGATCGCCGGCATCTACGGCATGAATTTCGAGAACATGCCGGAGCTGAAGTGGCACTACGGCTACTATATCGTGCTGCTGGCGATGGGCGGCATTTCCGCCGGCATGGGCTGGTGGTTCTGGCGGCGGCGGTGGATTTGA
- the ispF gene encoding 2-C-methyl-D-erythritol 2,4-cyclodiphosphate synthase: MFRIGQGYDVHQLVEGRPLILGGVDVPHDKGLLGHSDADALLHAITDALLGAAALGDIGRHFPDTAAEFKGADSRALLREAAARVRAAGWRPVNVDSTLIAQRPKLAPHIDAMRANIAADLGLDVGAVNVKGKTNEKLGYLGRCEAIEAQAVCLLMPA; this comes from the coding sequence ATGTTTCGCATCGGACAAGGCTATGACGTGCACCAGCTGGTGGAAGGCCGGCCGCTGATTCTGGGCGGGGTGGACGTCCCGCACGACAAGGGCCTGCTCGGCCATTCCGACGCCGACGCGCTGCTGCACGCGATCACCGACGCCTTGCTGGGCGCGGCCGCGCTGGGCGACATCGGCCGCCACTTCCCGGACACCGCGGCCGAATTCAAGGGCGCGGACAGCCGCGCGTTGCTGCGCGAGGCGGCGGCGCGGGTGCGGGCCGCCGGCTGGCGGCCGGTCAATGTGGACAGCACGTTGATCGCGCAGCGGCCTAAATTGGCGCCGCACATCGACGCGATGCGCGCCAACATCGCCGCCGACCTGGGCCTGGACGTCGGCGCGGTCAACGTCAAGGGCAAGACCAACGAGAAGCTGGGCTATCTGGGCCGCTGCGAGGCGATAGAGGCGCAGGCCGTCTGCCTGCTGATGCCGGCCTAG
- the phoU gene encoding phosphate signaling complex protein PhoU, producing MAEHISKQFDLELETIRTRVLQMGGLVEQQILSAIDALMAGDVPRLDKVMAEDALVNAMEVGIDDDCLHIIARRQPAASDLRIVFTVIKIITDLERIGDEASKIARMGKTIHQSERFQMPRFREIEKMADAALAMLRRALDAFARLDTSAALELAEEDQLLDENFASELRQLITFMMEDPRTISMSIDTLFISKAIERIGDHAKNISEYVVYLVKGKDIRHTTLEDIKRETMGR from the coding sequence ATGGCAGAACACATTTCCAAGCAGTTCGATCTGGAACTGGAAACCATCCGGACCCGTGTGCTGCAGATGGGCGGCCTGGTGGAGCAGCAAATCCTGTCCGCCATCGATGCCCTGATGGCCGGCGACGTGCCGCGCCTGGACAAGGTGATGGCCGAGGACGCGCTGGTCAACGCGATGGAAGTGGGCATCGACGACGACTGCCTGCACATCATCGCCCGCCGCCAGCCGGCGGCCAGCGACCTGCGCATCGTCTTCACCGTGATCAAGATCATCACCGATCTGGAACGCATCGGCGACGAGGCCTCCAAGATCGCGCGCATGGGCAAGACCATCCACCAGTCCGAGCGCTTCCAGATGCCGCGCTTCCGCGAGATCGAGAAGATGGCCGACGCGGCGCTGGCGATGCTGCGCCGCGCGCTGGATGCCTTCGCCCGGCTGGACACCAGCGCCGCGCTGGAGCTGGCCGAGGAAGACCAGTTGCTGGACGAAAACTTCGCGTCCGAACTGCGCCAACTGATCACCTTCATGATGGAGGACCCCCGCACCATCAGCATGTCCATCGACACCCTGTTCATCTCCAAGGCGATCGAACGGATCGGCGACCACGCCAAGAACATCTCCGAATACGTGGTGTACCTGGTCAAGGGCAAGGACATCCGCCACACCACGCTGGAAGACATCAAGCGCGAAACCATGGGGCGCTGA
- the ppx gene encoding exopolyphosphatase — MTHAAPPHTVLATIDLGSNSFRLQVSRVVDDQLYALDVMKETVRLGAGLTADKHLNDDTQERALACLARFGERLRGFVPAQVRVVGTNTLRVAKNAPSFIAEAEERLGFPIEVIAGREEARLIYLGAAHSLPDTKERRMVVDIGGGSTEFIIGSHYKALVTESLPLGCVSYTLRFFPDGKLTRANFRDATLAARNEIQRIRHEYRPSEWQLAVGTSGTARSLRDVLEINDWSRADITLAGMEQLREVLIKQGSIDAVKVNGLKADRAPVLAGGLAIMIAVFEELEVEKMIVTEGALRDGVLYDLLGRQREKDMRDSTVALFKRRYHADTQQAERVNQLAERLYRMLAGEDVDQDMLKRLSWAAKLHEIGLTIAHTAYHKHSAYILQNADMPGFSKREQATLAAIVLGHRGDMGKMAQYISQPALWQAVVALRLAVLFYRSRINAALPAELDLRQHARGFTLSLSGDWLEANPLSASSFRQEVGQWKNVGFQLDIVQK; from the coding sequence TTGACACACGCCGCGCCCCCGCACACCGTGCTGGCCACCATCGATCTGGGTTCCAACAGCTTCCGGCTGCAAGTGTCCCGCGTGGTGGACGACCAGCTGTACGCCCTGGACGTGATGAAAGAAACCGTGCGCCTGGGCGCCGGCCTCACCGCCGACAAACACCTGAACGACGACACCCAGGAGCGCGCGCTGGCCTGCCTCGCCCGCTTCGGCGAGCGCTTGCGCGGCTTCGTGCCGGCCCAGGTGCGGGTGGTGGGCACCAATACCTTGCGCGTGGCCAAAAACGCGCCGTCCTTCATCGCCGAGGCCGAGGAGCGCCTGGGTTTTCCGATCGAAGTGATCGCCGGCCGCGAAGAGGCCCGTCTGATCTATCTGGGCGCCGCCCACTCGCTGCCGGACACCAAAGAGCGCCGGATGGTGGTGGATATCGGCGGCGGCTCCACCGAGTTCATCATCGGCAGCCATTACAAGGCGCTGGTCACCGAGAGCCTGCCGCTGGGCTGCGTCAGCTACACGCTGCGCTTCTTTCCGGACGGCAAGCTGACCCGCGCCAACTTCCGCGACGCCACGCTGGCCGCGCGCAATGAGATCCAGCGCATCCGCCACGAATACCGCCCCAGCGAATGGCAGCTCGCCGTCGGCACCTCCGGCACCGCGCGCTCGCTGCGCGACGTGCTGGAAATCAACGACTGGAGCCGGGCCGACATCACGCTGGCCGGCATGGAGCAACTGCGCGAGGTGCTGATCAAGCAGGGCAGCATAGACGCGGTCAAGGTCAACGGCCTCAAGGCCGATCGCGCGCCGGTGCTGGCCGGCGGCCTCGCCATCATGATCGCGGTGTTCGAGGAGCTGGAAGTCGAGAAGATGATCGTCACCGAGGGCGCGCTGCGCGACGGCGTGCTGTACGATCTCCTGGGCCGCCAGCGCGAGAAGGACATGCGCGACAGCACTGTCGCGCTATTCAAGCGCCGCTACCATGCCGACACTCAGCAGGCGGAGCGCGTCAACCAGCTGGCCGAGCGCTTATACCGGATGCTGGCCGGCGAGGACGTCGACCAGGACATGCTCAAGCGCCTGTCGTGGGCGGCCAAGCTGCACGAGATCGGTCTGACCATCGCCCACACCGCTTACCACAAGCATTCCGCCTATATTCTGCAAAACGCCGACATGCCCGGTTTTTCCAAGCGCGAACAGGCGACGCTGGCCGCCATCGTATTGGGCCACCGCGGCGACATGGGCAAGATGGCGCAATACATCAGCCAGCCCGCGCTGTGGCAGGCGGTGGTGGCGCTGCGCCTCGCGGTGCTGTTTTATCGCAGCCGCATCAACGCCGCGCTGCCGGCCGAGCTGGACCTGCGGCAGCACGCGCGCGGCTTCACGCTGTCGCTGAGCGGGGACTGGCTGGAAGCCAATCCGCTGTCGGCCAGCAGCTTCCGCCAGGAAGTGGGCCAGTGGAAGAACGTAGGCTTCCAGCTGGACATCGTGCAAAAGTGA
- a CDS encoding class I SAM-dependent methyltransferase: MKNSFGAWLTGTELGRYLLEREQDYFERAVTDAFGYHAVQVGVPEMDCLRGNRIPWQCKAAEAGAVDVRCDPAFLPFETRSLDLLVMPHVLDFTTQPHQVLREADRVLMPEGRLVLTGFNPLSLWGVRRLIQGKESAPWNGNFFTQLRIKDWLALLDLELDDGAFIGYAPPFARQDWLARCDFLEDAGERWWPLAGGVYGIEAVKRQRGMRLITPNWKQPVKKKGALGVVAGNERQRAHRKTETTERDGVSSCQ; this comes from the coding sequence ATGAAAAATTCGTTTGGCGCCTGGCTGACCGGCACCGAGCTCGGGCGTTATCTGCTGGAGCGGGAGCAGGACTATTTCGAACGCGCGGTGACAGACGCCTTCGGTTACCACGCGGTGCAGGTCGGCGTTCCGGAAATGGATTGCCTGCGCGGCAACCGCATCCCCTGGCAATGCAAGGCCGCGGAGGCCGGAGCGGTGGACGTGCGCTGCGATCCGGCTTTTTTGCCGTTCGAAACCCGAAGTCTGGATCTGCTGGTGATGCCCCATGTGCTGGATTTTACCACCCAGCCGCACCAGGTATTGCGCGAAGCGGATCGTGTGCTGATGCCGGAGGGCCGGCTGGTCTTGACAGGCTTCAACCCGCTGTCGCTATGGGGCGTGCGCCGTCTGATCCAGGGGAAAGAGTCGGCGCCGTGGAACGGCAACTTCTTCACCCAGTTGCGAATCAAGGACTGGCTGGCGTTGTTGGACCTGGAGCTGGATGACGGCGCCTTCATCGGCTACGCGCCGCCTTTCGCCCGGCAGGACTGGCTGGCACGCTGCGACTTCCTCGAGGATGCCGGCGAGCGCTGGTGGCCGCTGGCCGGCGGCGTGTATGGCATCGAAGCGGTCAAGCGCCAGCGCGGCATGCGGCTGATCACACCCAACTGGAAGCAGCCGGTCAAGAAGAAGGGCGCGTTGGGCGTGGTGGCGGGCAATGAGCGGCAGCGCGCGCACAGGAAGACGGAAACAACCGAGCGGGACGGCGTATCGTCCTGCCAATAA
- the rnhA gene encoding ribonuclease HI, whose amino-acid sequence MTTEDKVEIYTDGACKGNPGPGGWGALLRYKGKEKELFGGERGTTNNRMEIMAVIRGLGALNRPCRVVVYTDSQYVQKGISEWIHGWKARGWKTAAKEPVKNADLWQELDAARNRHLDVEWRWVKGHSGHEFNERADQLANKGVESV is encoded by the coding sequence ATGACGACAGAAGACAAGGTCGAGATTTACACCGATGGCGCTTGCAAGGGCAACCCCGGTCCCGGAGGCTGGGGCGCTTTGCTGCGTTACAAGGGCAAGGAAAAGGAACTGTTCGGCGGCGAGCGAGGCACCACCAACAACCGCATGGAAATCATGGCGGTAATCCGGGGCCTGGGGGCGTTGAACCGGCCGTGCCGGGTGGTGGTCTACACCGACTCCCAGTATGTGCAAAAAGGCATTTCCGAATGGATACACGGCTGGAAGGCGCGCGGCTGGAAAACCGCGGCCAAGGAGCCGGTGAAGAACGCCGACCTGTGGCAGGAACTGGACGCCGCGCGCAATCGCCATCTGGATGTGGAGTGGCGTTGGGTCAAGGGCCACTCTGGCCACGAATTCAACGAGAGAGCCGATCAACTCGCCAACAAGGGCGTGGAGTCGGTCTGA
- the rpiA gene encoding ribose-5-phosphate isomerase RpiA, translated as MLTQDQLKLAVAKKALEFVPEDAVIGVGTGSTVNLFIEELAGIKGRIKGAVSSSEASTARLKAHHIPVFDLNEVEKLPIYVDGADEINHHLHMIKGGGAALTREKIVAGVADEFICIADEKKYVAMLGAFPLPIEVIPMARSYVARELVRLGGHPELRQGVTTDNGNVIIDVHGLQIMKPVELEETINHIAGVVTCGLFARRRADVLLLGKQDGVDVLR; from the coding sequence ATGCTGACTCAGGATCAACTGAAACTCGCCGTCGCCAAGAAAGCGCTGGAATTCGTACCGGAAGACGCCGTCATCGGGGTGGGCACCGGCAGCACCGTCAACCTGTTCATCGAAGAGCTGGCCGGCATCAAGGGCCGCATCAAGGGCGCGGTGTCCAGCTCCGAGGCCTCCACAGCCCGGCTGAAGGCGCACCATATTCCGGTGTTCGACCTGAACGAAGTGGAAAAGCTGCCGATCTACGTCGACGGCGCCGACGAGATCAACCACCACCTGCACATGATCAAGGGCGGCGGCGCGGCGCTGACGCGCGAGAAGATCGTCGCCGGCGTGGCCGACGAATTTATTTGCATCGCCGACGAAAAGAAGTACGTGGCCATGCTGGGCGCCTTCCCGCTGCCGATCGAGGTGATTCCGATGGCGCGCAGCTACGTCGCCCGCGAACTGGTGCGTTTGGGCGGCCATCCGGAACTGCGCCAGGGCGTGACCACCGACAACGGCAACGTGATCATCGACGTGCACGGCCTGCAGATCATGAAGCCGGTGGAGCTGGAGGAAACCATCAACCACATCGCCGGCGTCGTCACTTGCGGCCTGTTCGCCCGCCGCCGCGCCGACGTGCTGCTGCTGGGCAAGCAGGACGGGGTGGACGTGCTGCGCTAA
- the gloB gene encoding hydroxyacylglutathione hydrolase: MAATFSIAPVGAFSDNYIWVLSQDARAVAVDPGDAAPLLRHLESEKLALEAILITHHHADHCGGLTELLQVWPDTPVYGPAGIPGISHPVREGDVIALGMGQASVLEVPGHTLDHLAYLIEDVLFCGDTLFAAGCGRVFEGTPWQMLASLKKLARLPPQTKVYPAHEYTLSNLRFALAADQHNPILAMRLSRDSALRQRGLPTLPSTIALETASNPFLRSGEPALRKTLEPRGGKSGDSEEACFARLREWKNDFR, encoded by the coding sequence ATGGCAGCCACGTTTAGCATCGCCCCCGTGGGGGCATTCTCAGACAATTATATCTGGGTTTTGAGCCAGGACGCTCGCGCAGTCGCCGTGGACCCCGGCGACGCCGCGCCGTTGCTGCGCCATCTGGAGTCGGAAAAACTGGCGCTGGAAGCCATCTTGATCACCCATCACCACGCCGACCATTGCGGCGGGCTGACGGAACTGCTGCAAGTCTGGCCGGACACACCCGTCTACGGACCGGCAGGCATCCCCGGCATCAGCCACCCCGTACGCGAAGGCGATGTCATCGCGCTCGGCATGGGACAAGCCAGCGTACTGGAAGTGCCGGGCCACACGCTCGATCACCTTGCATACCTGATAGAAGACGTGCTGTTTTGCGGCGACACGCTGTTCGCGGCGGGCTGCGGCAGGGTATTCGAAGGCACCCCGTGGCAGATGCTGGCCTCTCTGAAAAAACTGGCCAGATTGCCGCCGCAAACCAAGGTTTACCCGGCTCACGAATACACGCTTTCCAACCTGCGCTTCGCGTTGGCCGCCGATCAGCATAATCCGATACTCGCGATGCGCCTGAGCCGGGATAGCGCGCTGCGCCAGCGCGGACTGCCGACTCTGCCGAGCACCATCGCGCTGGAAACCGCCAGCAATCCCTTCCTGCGCAGCGGCGAGCCTGCATTGCGAAAAACGCTGGAACCGCGCGGCGGCAAATCGGGAGACAGCGAGGAAGCCTGTTTCGCGCGGCTGAGGGAATGGAAGAACGATTTTCGCTGA
- a CDS encoding DUF1902 domain-containing protein, giving the protein MKPFSVHAIWDGEAGVWGASSKDVRGLVAEASTWEALVAMLKARIPELLELNGQLLPEGEIRFRLKSEQVSTEVICD; this is encoded by the coding sequence ATGAAGCCGTTTTCGGTTCATGCGATCTGGGATGGCGAAGCCGGGGTCTGGGGCGCAAGCAGCAAAGATGTGCGCGGGCTGGTTGCAGAAGCGTCGACTTGGGAGGCACTGGTCGCCATGCTAAAGGCGCGCATTCCGGAGCTGCTGGAGTTGAATGGTCAACTATTGCCCGAGGGAGAGATTCGTTTTCGTCTGAAATCAGAACAAGTCTCGACCGAGGTCATTTGTGACTGA